A single region of the Vagococcus teuberi genome encodes:
- the xerC gene encoding tyrosine recombinase XerC encodes MLFLRYLVDERHYSLQTEHAYEDDVTHFFEFLEETGNSDYLNITFQDARVYLAYLHDKEYSRNTISRKISSLRSYYHFLIKNEWMTDNPFSYIQMKKKQSKLPSFLYEKELAILFESVSGESPLDKRNRAILELLYATGIRVSECVSIELRDIDMENSIVLINGKGGKQRYVPFGSFCHDAISDYLSTTRKDLMEKYHEEHDILFINHRGQPLTAKGVQYILDNLIKKSSLTTNIHPHIFRHTFATHLLDNGADMRTVQELLGHSSLSSTQIYTHVTTSALQKNYRNFHPRA; translated from the coding sequence GTGTTATTTTTAAGATATTTAGTAGATGAGCGACATTATTCATTACAAACAGAACACGCCTATGAGGATGATGTCACACATTTTTTTGAGTTTTTGGAAGAAACAGGAAATTCTGACTATTTAAACATCACGTTTCAAGATGCTCGAGTGTATCTAGCTTATCTTCATGATAAAGAATATAGTCGTAATACAATTAGTCGGAAAATTTCGAGTCTTCGGTCATATTATCATTTCTTAATAAAAAATGAGTGGATGACAGACAATCCTTTTAGCTACATACAGATGAAAAAAAAGCAAAGTAAGTTACCAAGCTTTTTATATGAAAAAGAATTGGCTATCTTATTTGAATCGGTTTCTGGTGAATCACCATTAGATAAACGTAATCGAGCGATTTTAGAGTTACTTTATGCTACAGGAATTAGGGTGTCCGAGTGTGTGTCGATTGAATTACGTGATATAGATATGGAAAATTCAATTGTGTTAATAAATGGTAAAGGTGGCAAGCAACGTTATGTGCCGTTTGGTTCGTTTTGTCACGATGCTATTTCTGATTACCTATCAACTACACGTAAAGACTTGATGGAAAAATATCACGAAGAACATGATATTTTATTTATTAATCATCGAGGACAGCCACTAACAGCAAAAGGCGTTCAATATATTTTAGATAATTTAATTAAAAAAAGTAGCTTAACAACGAATATTCATCCGCATATTTTTAGGCATACATTTGCCACGCATTTATTAGATAATGGAGCTGATATGAGAACGGTCCAAGAGTTATTGGGCCATTCAAGTTTATCCTCCACACAGATATATACGCATGTGACAACCAGTGCGTTACAAAAGAATTATCGGAATTTTCATCCGAGAGCTTAA
- the hslV gene encoding ATP-dependent protease subunit HslV gives MEYTTFHSTTICAVEKDGKFAMAGDGQVTMGESVVMKGTARKVRRIYNDEVVVGFAGSVADAFNLEGKFEEKLNQYKGNLMRAAVELAMQWRSDRAMQKLEAMLIVMNDKEMLVVSGTGEVIAPDDGILAIGSGGNYALAAARALKRDGREDLTAGDIAKAALNVAGDICVYTNHNIIVEEI, from the coding sequence ATGGAATATACAACATTTCATTCAACAACAATTTGTGCAGTAGAAAAAGACGGAAAATTCGCAATGGCTGGTGATGGCCAAGTAACAATGGGCGAATCAGTCGTGATGAAAGGGACTGCCAGAAAAGTTAGACGTATCTATAACGATGAAGTGGTCGTAGGATTTGCCGGTAGTGTGGCAGATGCGTTTAACCTTGAAGGAAAATTTGAAGAAAAATTAAATCAATATAAAGGGAATTTAATGCGTGCGGCTGTGGAACTTGCGATGCAATGGAGAAGTGATCGTGCGATGCAAAAATTAGAAGCGATGCTAATCGTAATGAATGATAAAGAGATGCTAGTAGTGTCAGGTACAGGTGAAGTAATCGCACCAGATGACGGTATTTTAGCGATAGGTTCTGGTGGTAACTATGCATTAGCTGCTGCAAGAGCACTTAAACGAGATGGCCGTGAAGATTTAACGGCTGGTGACATCGCAAAAGCTGCGCTAAATGTCGCAGGAGATATTTGTGTTTACACAAACCACAACATTATTGTAGAAGAAATATAG